In Gimesia benthica, a single window of DNA contains:
- a CDS encoding FG-GAP repeat domain-containing protein, with the protein MLRSALITACLFSTSVCFAADATPKFKPQTIDDTVEIGYGTAIGDVNGDGKPDILLADKKEFVWYENPSWQRHVIAENLTERDNVCIAARDIDGDGKVEIAVGGEWNPGDTLNSGAVFYLVPPTDRSQLWEPVKLPHQPVVHRMRWVKLDDQKFALVVSPLHGKGNKRGEGAGVKLIAYEKPDNPRDEWQQTIIEDTMHVTHNLDPAQWIPSTPAEEILYAGREGAMLLSYQNGKWSTQKFPLIEGSGEIRMGQLAPENQFIATIEPLHGDRLVLYQSTASNKGIDQRQVLDDNIKAGHAVATADLFGDSRQEIVAGWRTPNKDQKVGVKVYWATDASGKTWESAWIDDNGMACEDLRLGDLNGDGKIDIVAAGRNSHNLKIYWNESK; encoded by the coding sequence ATGTTGCGCTCAGCCTTGATCACCGCCTGCCTGTTCTCGACCTCTGTCTGTTTCGCCGCAGACGCAACTCCGAAATTCAAACCACAGACCATCGACGATACCGTCGAGATCGGCTACGGCACCGCCATCGGTGATGTCAACGGAGATGGAAAGCCGGACATCCTGCTGGCCGACAAGAAGGAATTCGTCTGGTACGAAAACCCGAGCTGGCAGCGACACGTCATCGCCGAGAACCTCACCGAACGCGACAACGTCTGCATCGCCGCCCGCGATATTGACGGCGACGGAAAAGTCGAAATCGCTGTCGGCGGAGAATGGAATCCCGGCGACACCCTGAATTCCGGTGCGGTCTTCTATCTCGTTCCCCCAACCGACCGCAGCCAACTCTGGGAACCGGTGAAGCTACCCCACCAGCCGGTCGTGCATCGTATGCGCTGGGTCAAACTGGACGATCAGAAGTTCGCACTCGTCGTTTCCCCTCTGCACGGAAAAGGCAACAAGCGGGGCGAAGGGGCCGGCGTCAAACTCATCGCTTACGAAAAGCCGGACAACCCCCGGGACGAGTGGCAGCAGACCATCATCGAAGATACGATGCATGTCACTCACAATCTCGATCCTGCCCAGTGGATTCCGTCCACACCGGCGGAAGAAATTCTCTATGCCGGCCGCGAAGGTGCGATGCTGCTCTCCTACCAGAACGGAAAATGGTCTACTCAGAAATTCCCCCTCATCGAAGGGAGTGGAGAAATCCGCATGGGCCAGCTGGCACCAGAGAATCAGTTCATCGCCACCATCGAACCCCTGCACGGCGACCGCCTGGTACTCTACCAGTCTACTGCCTCGAACAAGGGAATCGACCAGCGCCAGGTTCTGGACGACAACATCAAAGCCGGCCACGCGGTCGCCACGGCAGACCTGTTCGGTGATTCGCGACAGGAAATCGTCGCAGGCTGGCGTACGCCCAACAAAGATCAGAAGGTGGGCGTCAAAGTCTACTGGGCCACCGACGCTTCAGGAAAAACGTGGGAGTCAGCCTGGATCGACGACAACGGCATGGCCTGTGAAGACCTGCGTCTGGGCGACCTGAACGGCGACGGCAAAATTGACATCGTCGCCGCCGGTCGCAATTCCCATAATCTGAAGATCTACTGGAACGAATCGAAGTAG
- a CDS encoding SDR family NAD(P)-dependent oxidoreductase, with translation MNDNYVALITGSATGVGRACALRLAEEGFDIVVNYSQSQAEAEETKTLVEELGVQALLIQCDVSDDAGVKKMVGEVEEKWGRLDVLVNNAGTTEFIEHTDLDAVTEEIWDRLLGVNLKGPFFCIRAAAKLLRESDIGAAVNVSSTAGVDGRGSSVPYCASKGALNTMTKSLARALGPEIRVNSVCPGPIDSRWLKRVMTDEQLAEMTSEYPIPRPALPEDIADTVVYLALGTSLSTGQLLVVDGGRTM, from the coding sequence ATGAATGATAATTACGTCGCCCTGATTACCGGTTCTGCCACAGGCGTGGGCCGGGCCTGTGCCCTGCGGCTGGCCGAAGAGGGCTTTGACATCGTCGTCAACTATTCGCAGAGCCAGGCAGAAGCCGAGGAAACCAAAACGCTGGTGGAAGAACTGGGTGTGCAGGCGCTGTTGATTCAGTGCGATGTCAGCGATGATGCCGGCGTCAAGAAGATGGTGGGCGAGGTTGAAGAGAAATGGGGGCGACTGGATGTACTCGTGAATAATGCGGGGACTACCGAATTCATCGAACACACCGACCTGGACGCGGTGACCGAGGAGATCTGGGATCGCCTGCTGGGTGTGAATCTGAAGGGCCCCTTCTTCTGTATTCGTGCCGCCGCGAAGCTGTTGCGCGAGAGTGATATTGGCGCGGCGGTGAACGTGAGTTCGACGGCAGGCGTTGATGGACGCGGTTCGAGTGTGCCTTACTGTGCGAGTAAGGGGGCGCTGAATACGATGACGAAATCACTGGCCCGTGCCCTCGGACCGGAGATTCGCGTGAATTCTGTCTGTCCCGGTCCGATCGACAGCCGCTGGCTGAAGCGGGTGATGACTGACGAACAGCTGGCGGAGATGACCTCCGAGTACCCAATCCCCCGCCCTGCCCTGCCGGAAGATATCGCGGATACCGTGGTCTATCTCGCGCTGGGAACGTCACTCTCGACCGGGCAGCTGCTGGTCGTCGATGGCGGCAGGACGATGTAG
- a CDS encoding mandelate racemase/muconate lactonizing enzyme family protein, which translates to MKITAIKTFPVRIPLKPERRMISALGKHDVSQYLVLRVETDAGIEGAGEATVISRWSGETVWGAQALVDRIFTPLLLGHDPCDIDGVNLIMDKIAQGNWFAKSAIEMACWDIKGKEAGKPVYELLGGAARSRSIKCRFSMGAYSLERAERRTKELVEAGFSTIKVKVGTNPDDDVARVKMVRETMGPNLELTIDANAGWDAATAIAAMERMEDFNVALFEQPTHRGDFAALAEVRRAIKPEIMADDICFDLADAKECIRNEACDVINVYPGKNGGISKTVEIVKYAGEHGIPCSIGSNLELDIASAAMCHSVIACPNMNIEEYPGDILGPEYHEISVVKNPLQIEGPVITLPEAPGLGVEVDWGIVEANPCG; encoded by the coding sequence ATGAAGATTACCGCGATTAAGACCTTTCCCGTACGCATTCCCCTCAAACCGGAACGCCGCATGATCTCCGCACTGGGGAAACATGATGTTTCTCAATATCTGGTGTTGCGCGTCGAGACCGATGCCGGGATTGAAGGGGCCGGCGAGGCGACGGTCATCTCCCGCTGGAGTGGTGAGACGGTCTGGGGCGCCCAGGCACTGGTGGATCGCATTTTTACTCCCCTGCTGCTGGGGCATGATCCGTGTGATATTGATGGCGTGAATCTGATTATGGACAAGATCGCGCAGGGGAACTGGTTTGCCAAGTCGGCGATTGAGATGGCCTGCTGGGATATTAAAGGCAAAGAAGCGGGTAAGCCCGTATATGAACTGCTGGGCGGCGCTGCCCGCAGCCGTTCGATTAAGTGCCGGTTCTCCATGGGCGCTTACTCGCTGGAACGGGCGGAGCGGCGGACAAAAGAACTGGTGGAAGCCGGTTTTAGCACGATTAAGGTCAAGGTGGGGACGAATCCCGATGACGATGTGGCCCGCGTCAAAATGGTGCGGGAAACGATGGGGCCGAACCTGGAACTGACCATCGATGCGAACGCGGGCTGGGATGCAGCGACCGCGATTGCCGCGATGGAACGCATGGAAGACTTCAATGTGGCCCTGTTCGAACAGCCCACGCACCGGGGCGATTTCGCCGCACTGGCTGAAGTGAGACGGGCGATCAAGCCCGAGATCATGGCGGATGACATCTGCTTTGACCTGGCGGATGCCAAAGAGTGTATTCGTAACGAAGCCTGCGATGTGATCAACGTGTATCCCGGCAAGAACGGAGGCATCAGCAAGACGGTCGAGATTGTGAAATACGCCGGCGAACATGGAATCCCCTGCAGTATCGGTTCGAACCTGGAGCTGGATATCGCCTCGGCCGCGATGTGTCATTCGGTGATCGCCTGCCCCAACATGAACATCGAAGAGTACCCGGGGGATATTCTGGGACCGGAATACCATGAAATCTCGGTCGTCAAAAATCCGCTACAGATCGAAGGCCCTGTGATTACATTGCCCGAGGCTCCCGGACTGGGAGTGGAAGTTGACTGGGGCATTGTCGAAGCCAACCCCTGCGGTTAA
- a CDS encoding serine hydrolase domain-containing protein, giving the protein MSTLSDRLPTTEQRILAGIEAGLHTGVQIYVSHQGETIADTGVGEARPGVPMTAETINLWLSAGKPLTAMAIARLWEQGQLSLDDRVTRYIPEFGTHGKEPITLLHILNHTAGFRNVDPGWPELSWEESLQRICDAPLEENWQIGKSAGYHVSSSWFILGEVLQRITETAYPQAMRELILEPLGMTGSWLGMPAEVYDQSQENIAYVYQRDKGEMLLTDWHEAPRCVKASPGGNARGPIRELGWFYECLLNAGMPLFDPQTVETMTTRHRVDEFDLTLQHKVDYGLGFIVNSNRYGAQTVPYGFGEAASEPTFGHGGSQSSIAFADPERELVVAVVANGRPGEPKHQRRAKEINDAIYADLGLA; this is encoded by the coding sequence GTGTCTACACTGTCAGATCGTCTCCCCACCACCGAACAACGCATCCTCGCAGGGATCGAAGCAGGACTGCATACCGGCGTACAGATCTACGTCTCTCACCAGGGAGAAACCATCGCGGATACCGGCGTCGGCGAAGCACGTCCCGGAGTGCCTATGACCGCCGAGACAATCAACCTCTGGCTCTCTGCAGGCAAACCACTGACAGCGATGGCCATCGCCCGGCTCTGGGAACAGGGACAACTGAGCCTCGACGACCGCGTCACCCGGTACATCCCCGAGTTCGGCACGCACGGTAAAGAACCGATCACGCTGCTGCACATCCTCAATCACACTGCCGGCTTCCGTAACGTCGATCCCGGCTGGCCGGAACTGAGCTGGGAAGAATCCCTGCAACGCATCTGTGACGCGCCCCTCGAAGAGAACTGGCAGATTGGTAAATCTGCAGGTTACCATGTGTCGTCCAGCTGGTTCATCCTCGGTGAAGTCCTGCAACGGATTACTGAAACCGCTTATCCCCAGGCCATGCGGGAACTGATTCTCGAACCGCTGGGTATGACCGGCAGCTGGCTCGGCATGCCTGCAGAAGTCTACGACCAGTCCCAGGAGAACATCGCGTACGTGTACCAGCGAGATAAAGGGGAGATGCTGCTTACCGACTGGCACGAGGCGCCGCGGTGTGTCAAAGCTTCGCCCGGCGGCAATGCCCGCGGCCCCATCCGTGAGCTGGGCTGGTTCTACGAATGCCTGCTCAATGCGGGAATGCCTCTGTTTGATCCACAGACAGTTGAAACCATGACCACCCGACATCGCGTCGATGAATTCGACCTGACCCTGCAGCACAAGGTCGACTATGGTCTGGGCTTCATCGTCAATTCAAATCGCTACGGCGCTCAAACCGTTCCCTACGGATTTGGTGAGGCCGCTTCCGAGCCGACCTTCGGACACGGCGGCTCTCAGTCTTCCATCGCTTTTGCAGATCCTGAGCGGGAACTGGTCGTCGCGGTTGTCGCGAATGGCAGACCAGGTGAACCCAAACACCAGCGCCGCGCAAAAGAAATCAACGACGCCATCTACGCCGACCTCGGACTGGCATAG